The DNA segment GCTGGGACGACGAAACCGTCACGCTGTGGGCCGGTCCACCGGGCTGGGGCACGCGCGCGGAGGCGATCTTCACCGCCGGCACACCGTCCCACCTGATCGCCGCGACAGCAGCGGCCATGGCCGATTCAGCCCCGGTGATCCGTGAGCGGCATCAGATCCATCACCGCATGGAACAGCTGGTCACCCTCACCCCCGCCGAACCGCCCGCTCCACAGACCCCTCAGGCTCCGACCCCGCTGGACGTGCGCCGCGTCGCCATCACCCAGGCCGTCCACCGCGCGGCACAAGCCCCGCGAACACCCGCCGATCTCCGCGTCTCGGCCGCCCGCAGCCGCACCACCAATCCGGCACAGAACCAGTCCCGCACCCCAGGTCACTTCCCCGGGGCCAGGCCGCCAGCCAGCCCGTCGGCCTCGCATCGCCGCCGCTGACCCCCACCCTCCGGGCTCTCCGGGGCATCCCCCTTCAGCCAAAGCACCTCCGAATGCCAGGAGTTCACCCATGCCCGACGCCACCGCACTCGAACAGGCCACAGCCATGATCGAGAAAGCCTGGGGGCGCCCCATCGAAGCGCTCGAATCCCTCGCGGTCCGTCGCCCCAGCGACGACACGCTCCTGTGCTCCGCCATGCACATCCGCTCGGCCCTCGTCATCACCGACAGTGCCGTGGCCGTGCAACAGGATCGCCTGCACGCCCTGACCCGGCCCGGCCATGTGCCGGCCTTCTACGACCTGGAACGGATCACCAGCTCAGCGGCCGACCTTCGCGTCGCCCAAGCCGAGAGCCGCACGTTCCTGCAGGCAATCAGCCACGTACTCGAAGCCCGCGAAGCCGCCGAGACCGCGGACCGAGCCCCGGCAGTCCGGCTGGCCCAGGCCGCCGTCGCCCGCTCCGGGCACGCTCCACGGCCCCTGGGCCAGTCGCCCGATCAGCCCGCTCCTTCGGCCGCTGTCGGCCCGGCGGTGGCCAGTGCGGGGCCACACCGCTGATCGGTCAGGTGTGGTCATCGCCTCGGTGGGCATCCCCGATGCGGGAGTCCACCAGGCGGGCCAACTCCTCCACGGTCAGTTCGATGCGACGCCCATCCGCGATCCGGTCCTCCACCCCTGGCCCCTCGTCCCACCACCGGTCAGACTGCGCGCCGACAGCCCACTGGCCGTCGACGACCATCGCAATGTCGCCCACCGTCCACCGTCGTCCAGCGGCACGGATCTTGCGCTCCAGCCCGGCTCCGTCCCAGTGTCTGCTCGGCTCCGCCACCCCTGCCCCCTCTTCAGTCCCGTGCGACCCGTTGCCGCAACCCGGTTACGACAACCGCGTCCGCCGATCCATTCCCCTTGCCTTGAACCTGTCCGCTGTCGCCTGCCGGTTCGCCCACGGCAGACGTCGCTCCGCGGGAAACGACTACGTACTTCGGCACACCGCATGTCAACGTACGAGTGTTGGGAAAAACCGCAGGTCAACGAAGGGACCGTCGAAACATGAACGCCTCCGCCACCCTCCTGCCCGCCGTCGTCCACCCGGCCGTGGAAGACCGTCACTGGCTCTCCTCCGACCACTGCGCGGGCCCGGTGCTCGACCTCCTCCACTCCCTCGGCTGGGCCATCGTCGACACCCCCGAGGCCAACGTCCACGCGACCAGCCCGGACGGCCGCGTCTACGTCGGCTGGCTCCCCGAAGACACCGCCGCCTGGAAGCGCGGCATCGTCTGGCAGGTCCGAGTCCAGCCCACCGAAGGCGCCCCGTGGGTCCAGGAGTTCGGCCCCCACACTCCCTCCGAGGCCGTCGCCGGATTCCTCGCCGCGCTCATCGCCACCCCCAGCCGCTAACCGCACTACCGACACCCGTCCCGGAAGGAACCCGTGCCATATCGCGCCCCGCTCACCAACCATGACGCCGACGGCACCCTCTGCCCGGCAGATCACAAACACACCAGCTCCGGCAAACCACTCCACCCCGACTGCCCCGGCCGCACATACACACAGGCCAGCTGCTCATGCGGCAGCTGGGAGATGAAGCAGCCCGGCAAGGGCTACGTCAACGAAAGCCGCAAACGGCACCTCGCCAGCCACACCCCGGAACCGACGGGCCTTCGCGAAAGTCCCTGACGCTCCACCGCCAGTTCCCCCTGCCTTCCCGTACCGCTCTCGGAGGTTCCCGTGCCCCACTACCTGACCGTCGGCCACCTGCTCCGCCAGCTCCAGGGCCTCGACCAGGACCTGCCAATTCGCCTCGCCATCAACCCTGACTTCCCCTTCACCCACTACCTGGGGGCAGATGTCGTCGTCCGGGACGGCACGGCGTTCATCGCCGACGACGGCCAGGAGGACTACCTCCCGCCCGCGGTCAGCAATGCCCTCGCCTGGGCCTGACACCTCCCACCACCACGCCTCGGAGGCTCCCATCCCGCCGCGATCCCGATCTTCACACGCGCTTCCCCTACAGTGCGTAGCCGTACGGCCCATGCCGAGCGCCGTACGCGGCGCGCTGGTCCAGCGGGTCTCCGCCCGGCCCGACGGACCGCTCGACGTCACCTGGCTCGCCGCCGATACGGCGAGACTCCCTCGCGGCCGCATTCTCCTTCGCTGGGAGCCGGCCTCCTCCGGAGGCTGGGACATCACCGCTCACCTTGGCCTGGCCACCACCGACGTACATCTCGCCTCCTGGCCTGCCGCCACGGACGACTGGCCACGCCTGATCCGCCCGACCATCCACGAGGTGCTCGGCCTGAGCGTCGCCCTCGCGGTCGCCACCGCCGCCCTCGACCTCTCGAATCACCTCGCCCAGGTCTGACCGATACCGCAAAAGGCCGCCCCACGCCGCTCCGGCAACGGGCGGCCTTGCCGTACGCCCAGCCGCGCCTTGCCTAGACCAGTGGCTCTGCAGGAACCCCAAGAGAGCGGCCCCGCCAAGCAGTCCCCGCAGCGGCTAAGACCGTGTCCTACACGGTCTAAGGGCATCGGCAGAGAGACTACGTCGCGCAAGCGCCAACGCCTTGGGCCAGCGGATCTGCAAACATGACGCCATGCCAGATCTGCACCCTGACGCGTCCAAGGGGCTACGGGCACCCCTCCCCACTCTCATACTCGACACGTGCGTGGTAACCACGCTGCCGTGGAACAGCACGATCTGGGAGCTGTTCCGCGCTGTTCGTACTGCCGGGCTTCAGC comes from the Streptomyces sp. NBC_00820 genome and includes:
- a CDS encoding DUF317 domain-containing protein, translating into MNASATLLPAVVHPAVEDRHWLSSDHCAGPVLDLLHSLGWAIVDTPEANVHATSPDGRVYVGWLPEDTAAWKRGIVWQVRVQPTEGAPWVQEFGPHTPSEAVAGFLAALIATPSR
- a CDS encoding esterase, which encodes MPSAVRGALVQRVSARPDGPLDVTWLAADTARLPRGRILLRWEPASSGGWDITAHLGLATTDVHLASWPAATDDWPRLIRPTIHEVLGLSVALAVATAALDLSNHLAQV